A single Fodinicurvata sp. EGI_FJ10296 DNA region contains:
- a CDS encoding NADH-quinone oxidoreductase subunit M, producing the protein MDWPLLSLVTFLPLVGAAFIFVLARGDDAVVAQNSRMMALITTVVTFVLSLWIWFGFERGTAAFQFVERVEWLPDVGIAYHMGVDGISMMFVMLSTVLMPLCILASWESIKVRVKEYMIAFLILETMMIGMFCALDYLLFYVFFEGVLIPMFIIIGIWGGSTRKIYAAYKFFLFTLTGSLLMLVAMLAMFVQAGTTDIPTLLETTYPESMQMWLWLALFASFAVKIPMWPVHTWLPDAHVEAPTAGSVILAGVLLKMGGYGFLRFSIPMLPEATEFFAPLVFALSVVAIIYTSLVALAQEDMKKLIAYSSIAHMGYVTVGMFSMTTQGIQGSIFQMLSHGVVSAALFLCVGVVYDRLHTREIGRYGGLVHNMPVYAVVFMVFTLASVGLPGTSGFVGEFMSLLGGFMANTWVGALSTVGVILAAAYMLYLYRRLFFGKLVKEELFKMPDLKAREVAIFAPLVLLVFWMGIYPSSFLGVMEASVEALVDNYELALAAAETTGTAVVDVARR; encoded by the coding sequence ATGGATTGGCCGTTGCTCTCTCTTGTTACTTTCCTGCCGCTGGTCGGCGCAGCATTCATTTTTGTGCTGGCTCGCGGCGATGATGCCGTGGTTGCGCAGAATTCGCGAATGATGGCGCTGATCACGACGGTAGTGACTTTCGTATTGTCGTTGTGGATCTGGTTCGGCTTCGAACGTGGAACTGCTGCGTTTCAGTTCGTCGAACGGGTCGAATGGCTGCCGGATGTTGGTATCGCGTACCACATGGGTGTTGACGGCATTTCGATGATGTTCGTGATGCTGTCCACGGTTCTTATGCCGTTGTGTATTCTCGCCAGTTGGGAAAGCATCAAGGTTCGCGTCAAAGAATACATGATCGCGTTCCTGATCCTTGAAACAATGATGATCGGCATGTTTTGCGCGCTCGATTATCTTCTATTCTACGTGTTTTTCGAGGGTGTACTTATTCCGATGTTCATTATCATCGGAATCTGGGGTGGCTCGACGCGCAAGATTTACGCAGCATACAAATTCTTTTTGTTTACGCTGACGGGCTCGCTTTTGATGCTCGTCGCAATGCTTGCCATGTTCGTTCAAGCGGGTACGACCGACATTCCGACACTGCTTGAAACCACATACCCGGAATCGATGCAGATGTGGCTTTGGCTGGCACTTTTTGCGTCGTTTGCGGTCAAGATCCCGATGTGGCCGGTTCATACCTGGCTCCCCGACGCCCATGTTGAGGCACCAACCGCCGGGTCTGTCATATTGGCGGGCGTATTGCTCAAAATGGGCGGATATGGGTTCCTCAGGTTCTCGATCCCGATGCTGCCCGAGGCCACCGAGTTCTTCGCCCCATTGGTTTTCGCGCTATCGGTGGTAGCAATCATCTATACGTCCCTGGTCGCGCTTGCTCAGGAAGATATGAAGAAGCTCATTGCGTACTCATCGATCGCGCATATGGGTTATGTCACCGTCGGCATGTTCTCAATGACGACGCAGGGGATTCAGGGGTCGATTTTTCAGATGCTCAGTCACGGCGTCGTCTCGGCGGCTTTGTTCCTGTGCGTCGGCGTTGTGTATGATCGGTTGCACACGCGGGAAATCGGACGTTACGGCGGCCTTGTGCACAACATGCCGGTCTATGCTGTCGTCTTCATGGTCTTCACCCTTGCATCGGTCGGGTTGCCTGGAACGAGCGGTTTCGTAGGCGAGTTCATGAGCCTTTTGGGCGGATTCATGGCCAACACCTGGGTCGGGGCGCTATCGACCGTCGGTGTGATATTGGCAGCGGCTTACATGCTGTATCTTTACCGCCGGCTGTTCTTCGGTAAGCTGGTTAAGGAAGAACTGTTCAAAATGCCGGATCTGAAAGCCCGCGAAGTCGCAATATTCGCGCCGCTCGTCCTGCTGGTATTCTGGATGGGGATATATCCCTCCAGTTTTCTTGGCGTGATGGAAGCCTCTGTTGAAGCATTGGTCGACAATTATGAACTGGCCCTCGCGGCGGCGGAAACCACAGGGACCGCTGTCGTTGATGTCGCGCGGCGATGA
- the nuoN gene encoding NADH-quinone oxidoreductase subunit NuoN: MTELPELAPAVPEIFLAVAAMALLMFGVFKGQSATRPTAYLALGVLAVAAVLVWNVEVPVVTFSDLFVADEFGVFMKLLVLLGTAVALLMSIDFIEREGMDRFEYPVLFLFAATGMMMMVSANDLMSLYIGLELQSLSLYVVAAFHRDSVRSAEAGLKYFVLGALSSGLFLYGASMVYGFAGTTNFSDLAALFEGGQASSLGLVVGIAFVSAALAFKVSAAPFHMWTPDVYEGAPTPVTAFFASAPKVAAMALFVRVLVGPFGELVADWQQIVVVTAMLSMVLGAFAALPQTNIKRLLAYSSIGHVGYALVGLASGTEAGIHGVMIYMAIYMLMTLGVFAVVLTMRINGRQVEAIEDFAGLSRTHPLVAACMAVLMFSMAGIPPLAGFFAKFYVFGAAIEAGLFVLAVIGVLASAVAAYYYLRIVKLMYFDDVSEPFDSPIGRDTGVVIAGTTLVMVLFIVFPSTITAAAQSAAAAFFGS; this comes from the coding sequence ATGACTGAATTACCAGAACTTGCGCCGGCTGTTCCGGAAATTTTCCTTGCGGTTGCCGCTATGGCTCTCTTGATGTTCGGTGTGTTCAAGGGACAGTCAGCCACGCGTCCGACCGCGTATCTGGCACTTGGCGTGCTCGCGGTGGCTGCGGTTCTTGTCTGGAATGTTGAGGTTCCGGTCGTTACTTTCAGCGATTTGTTCGTTGCGGACGAGTTCGGCGTCTTCATGAAACTGCTCGTTCTCCTCGGGACCGCAGTCGCACTGCTGATGTCGATCGACTTCATCGAACGCGAAGGCATGGATCGTTTTGAATATCCGGTGCTGTTCCTTTTCGCAGCCACCGGCATGATGATGATGGTGAGCGCTAATGATTTGATGTCGCTATATATCGGCCTCGAACTTCAGTCGCTCTCACTCTATGTCGTCGCCGCATTTCATCGGGATTCGGTCCGTTCGGCAGAAGCAGGGCTCAAGTATTTTGTCCTTGGGGCGCTGTCATCGGGGCTGTTCCTTTATGGGGCGTCGATGGTTTATGGATTTGCCGGGACGACCAATTTTTCCGATCTGGCTGCGCTGTTCGAGGGGGGGCAAGCTTCATCCCTTGGTCTCGTCGTTGGGATCGCCTTCGTTTCTGCAGCACTGGCATTCAAAGTCTCGGCTGCCCCATTCCATATGTGGACGCCGGACGTCTATGAAGGCGCGCCTACTCCCGTCACTGCCTTTTTTGCCAGTGCGCCAAAGGTCGCCGCGATGGCGCTTTTTGTTAGGGTACTGGTCGGCCCGTTTGGTGAACTCGTTGCCGACTGGCAGCAGATTGTTGTGGTAACAGCGATGCTGTCGATGGTCCTGGGGGCCTTTGCAGCCCTGCCGCAGACCAACATTAAGCGACTCCTGGCATATTCGTCGATCGGCCATGTCGGGTATGCGCTTGTCGGTCTGGCGTCCGGGACAGAAGCTGGCATCCACGGCGTCATGATTTATATGGCGATTTACATGCTTATGACGTTGGGCGTCTTTGCCGTCGTTCTAACGATGCGGATTAATGGGCGCCAAGTCGAAGCGATCGAAGATTTTGCAGGACTTTCACGGACTCATCCTTTGGTTGCCGCGTGCATGGCGGTACTGATGTTTTCGATGGCGGGCATACCACCGCTCGCAGGATTCTTTGCCAAATTTTACGTCTTTGGCGCAGCCATCGAGGCAGGTTTGTTCGTGTTGGCCGTCATTGGTGTCCTGGCCAGTGCTGTCGCAGCATACTATTATCTGCGCATCGTAAAGTTGATGTATTTCGACGACGTCTCGGAACCTTTCGACAGTCCGATCGGCCGCGATACCGGCGTCGTCATCGCCGGCACGACGCTGGTCATGGTATTGTTCATCGTGTTTCCCTCCACGATCACCGCCGCGGCTCAGAGTGCGGCCGCTGCATTCTTCGGCAGTTGA
- a CDS encoding biotin--[acetyl-CoA-carboxylase] ligase, protein MGSGLGHYQPALTGIVAPFGWKVYRAGTTASTNADCVSFAESGGTERSVFWADQQSGGRGRRGREWTSPPGNLYVSILFRPERGLSAALTLGFVAGVALVDTVKIVAPTLDAKVKWPNDVLVDRHKVAGILLESAATGTICDYVVVGIGVNLGIGPPNPSVGLSPGAFKPGSLSDWMTPPPVGEFLGTFLSQLNAVYGNWCEAGFGPIRRRWEACATGIGSTVSVEKGGQRIAGVFSGLDESGAMLIDAMHVNAGHQCVRVTVGDVVFRGAGTVRESECS, encoded by the coding sequence ATGGGGAGCGGTCTGGGTCATTATCAGCCGGCACTGACCGGAATAGTCGCTCCGTTTGGTTGGAAGGTTTATCGGGCTGGGACCACGGCGAGTACGAATGCCGATTGCGTCAGTTTCGCTGAATCGGGAGGCACGGAGCGATCTGTTTTCTGGGCTGACCAACAGAGCGGCGGTCGCGGGCGGCGAGGGCGTGAATGGACATCTCCGCCAGGCAATCTGTACGTCAGCATTCTCTTTCGGCCGGAGAGGGGGCTGTCGGCGGCACTCACATTGGGGTTTGTCGCTGGCGTGGCACTCGTTGATACGGTTAAAATTGTCGCGCCGACGCTTGATGCGAAGGTCAAATGGCCGAATGACGTTCTCGTCGATCGCCACAAGGTGGCCGGTATACTCTTGGAAAGCGCGGCAACAGGCACCATTTGCGACTATGTGGTGGTCGGCATCGGTGTCAATCTTGGCATCGGCCCGCCTAATCCTTCAGTTGGGCTCAGTCCAGGGGCGTTCAAACCGGGATCTCTTTCAGATTGGATGACGCCGCCGCCGGTTGGTGAATTTCTTGGCACTTTTCTGTCGCAGCTGAACGCTGTTTACGGAAATTGGTGTGAAGCTGGTTTTGGCCCAATTCGCCGCCGGTGGGAGGCTTGTGCGACAGGGATCGGGTCAACGGTATCGGTAGAAAAGGGTGGTCAGAGGATAGCGGGTGTGTTCTCAGGATTGGATGAATCGGGCGCCATGCTTATTGACGCAATGCATGTCAACGCGGGCCATCAGTGTGTTCGCGTGACGGTTGGCGACGTGGTCTTTCGCGGCGCCGGAACCGTACGGGAGTCCGAATGCTCTTAG
- a CDS encoding type III pantothenate kinase has translation MLLAIDAGNTNVVFAVYDGSRQLGLWRISTLENRTSDEYAVWLTHLLKLRSIRPLDIAGAIIASVVPTATWQLRRLCREHFNCDPLVVGAPNVDLGIEVKLDQPNEVGADRIVNAVGAQLRFPPPLIVIDFGTATTFDVVDDDGAYAGGVIAPGINLSLDALFMAAAKLPKVEIEPVQQIIGTGTVSAMKSGIFWGYIGLIEGLVARIKAEYGERSRKPMTVVGTGGLSKIFHRQTAAIDHTDGDTTLRGLVTIYERNKR, from the coding sequence ATGCTCTTAGCCATCGATGCCGGGAACACGAATGTGGTCTTCGCGGTATATGACGGCTCGCGTCAACTCGGGCTGTGGAGAATTTCGACACTGGAGAACCGGACCTCCGACGAATACGCGGTATGGTTGACACACCTGCTTAAATTGCGATCCATCAGGCCGCTGGATATAGCCGGCGCCATCATTGCCAGCGTCGTACCCACAGCTACCTGGCAGCTTCGCCGTTTGTGCCGGGAGCATTTCAATTGCGATCCTCTGGTCGTCGGGGCGCCGAATGTCGACCTGGGTATCGAGGTTAAGCTGGACCAGCCCAACGAAGTCGGCGCCGACCGGATCGTGAATGCGGTTGGCGCACAACTGCGTTTCCCACCTCCGTTGATCGTGATTGATTTCGGAACGGCGACGACGTTCGACGTTGTGGATGACGATGGCGCGTATGCGGGCGGCGTTATCGCGCCGGGCATAAATCTTTCGCTCGATGCGCTGTTCATGGCGGCGGCCAAATTGCCGAAAGTCGAGATAGAGCCGGTTCAGCAGATCATCGGAACCGGGACAGTGAGCGCAATGAAATCCGGTATCTTTTGGGGCTACATCGGCCTGATTGAGGGGCTGGTCGCGCGCATCAAGGCTGAATATGGCGAGCGGAGCCGAAAGCCGATGACTGTCGTCGGGACAGGCGGACTTTCGAAAATCTTTCACCGGCAGACCGCGGCGATCGATCACACCGATGGCGATACGACGCTGCGGGGACTGGTTACTATTTATGAACGGAACAAGCGTTGA
- a CDS encoding ribonuclease J, producing the protein MEMKVVRPGLDEVEFFAMGGSEEIGMNLYVYRYDGRMLIVDFGITFGDDSTPGVDVIMPDIGFLEENRDAIDGIVLTHGHEDHFGALQYLWPRLNCPVYCTPFTATFLALKLQGTSFASEVPIVEVPLSGRRTIGAFDIEFISVTHSIPEPNALVIRVGDSTVVHSGDWKLDPDPMVGDVTDVAALRRLGDEGVTAFICDSTNAMEAGRSGSERTVQDALTRLIAERTGRIAVTCFSTNVARLNAVAHAAHAAGRHCALVGRSLWRIHEAATRCGYIDVPEPFVSETDAGFLPPDKVVLVCTGSQGEARSALARIARNDHPNIVLTRGDTVIFSAREIPGNEKSIGRVQNNLIRLGVRVITPDDEEGVHVSGHPAADELAEMYQWLRPGIVVPVHGTVRHLEANAAIARSCQVPEVVLPHDGAVIRLTPGAAGIVDEVPVGQTGLDGHRLIAMNSGVIRARHKVINNGAAVATVVLNGKGEAVTAPRVTLIGLDGDSELAASQDTVADDVADVIDAMPRADRMEDTLIQEVVRRAVRRSVRQTFGKKPVTEVHVVRV; encoded by the coding sequence ATGGAAATGAAGGTCGTACGGCCCGGACTGGATGAAGTCGAATTTTTTGCGATGGGAGGTTCCGAAGAGATCGGCATGAACCTCTATGTCTATCGCTATGATGGCCGGATGCTTATTGTCGATTTTGGCATTACTTTTGGTGATGACAGTACACCGGGCGTCGATGTTATCATGCCCGATATTGGATTTCTTGAAGAAAACCGCGATGCAATCGACGGAATAGTTCTGACCCATGGACACGAGGACCATTTCGGCGCGCTGCAATACCTCTGGCCGCGGCTGAACTGCCCGGTATACTGTACGCCATTCACGGCCACGTTTCTGGCGCTGAAGCTGCAGGGAACCAGCTTTGCTTCTGAAGTGCCGATCGTGGAGGTCCCGTTGTCGGGGCGTCGTACTATCGGTGCGTTTGATATCGAATTCATCTCGGTTACGCATTCTATTCCGGAGCCGAACGCGCTCGTTATCCGCGTCGGCGACTCCACAGTTGTGCATAGCGGCGACTGGAAGCTCGACCCCGATCCAATGGTCGGGGATGTGACCGACGTCGCAGCCTTGCGTCGCCTGGGGGATGAGGGTGTGACCGCCTTTATCTGTGACAGCACGAATGCGATGGAAGCGGGCCGATCAGGCTCGGAAAGGACTGTTCAGGATGCGCTGACACGTCTCATTGCAGAGCGTACCGGACGGATAGCGGTCACCTGCTTTTCGACGAATGTCGCCCGTCTCAATGCGGTGGCCCACGCAGCCCATGCCGCCGGCCGTCACTGTGCGCTCGTCGGCCGGTCGCTATGGCGCATCCACGAGGCGGCTACTCGCTGCGGATATATTGACGTTCCCGAACCCTTCGTCTCGGAGACTGATGCCGGCTTCCTCCCGCCGGACAAAGTCGTGCTGGTGTGCACCGGCAGCCAGGGGGAGGCACGCTCGGCTCTGGCGCGAATAGCCCGAAACGATCACCCCAATATCGTTTTGACGAGAGGTGATACCGTCATCTTTTCCGCGCGCGAGATCCCTGGCAACGAGAAGTCCATCGGTCGTGTGCAGAACAATCTCATCCGCCTCGGTGTCAGGGTCATTACGCCGGACGATGAGGAGGGCGTTCATGTTTCCGGGCATCCTGCCGCGGACGAGCTTGCTGAAATGTATCAATGGTTGCGGCCGGGCATCGTCGTTCCGGTGCACGGAACAGTTCGCCATCTGGAGGCAAATGCTGCAATAGCGCGGTCCTGTCAGGTCCCCGAAGTCGTACTGCCCCATGATGGCGCCGTGATCCGGTTGACGCCGGGCGCGGCCGGAATTGTGGACGAGGTGCCGGTCGGCCAGACCGGCCTGGACGGCCATCGCCTTATTGCCATGAACAGCGGCGTCATTCGGGCGCGGCACAAAGTCATCAACAACGGCGCGGCGGTAGCGACCGTGGTCCTGAATGGCAAGGGGGAAGCCGTTACCGCGCCACGGGTGACGCTGATCGGCCTCGATGGCGACAGTGAACTGGCCGCCTCACAGGACACGGTTGCCGATGACGTGGCCGATGTTATCGACGCGATGCCGCGCGCGGACCGTATGGAGGACACGTTGATCCAGGAAGTGGTTCGGCGTGCGGTGCGGCGCTCGGTACGGCAAACATTCGGCAAGAAGCCTGTTACCGAAGTCCATGTTGTCCGCGTGTGA
- the mce gene encoding methylmalonyl-CoA epimerase, with product MIERLNHVAIAVPDLAAAVRLYKEAFGADVSEPVDQPDHGVTTVFVTLANTKIELLHPLGTDSPIARFLERSPAGGIHHLCYEVADIFAARDRMVSSGLRVLGDGVPKPGAHGNPVLFLHPKDMSGTLIELEQS from the coding sequence ATGATCGAGCGGCTTAACCATGTTGCGATAGCGGTTCCGGATCTGGCGGCGGCCGTCCGCCTGTACAAGGAAGCCTTCGGTGCTGATGTGTCCGAGCCAGTCGACCAACCGGACCATGGCGTTACGACCGTTTTCGTGACGCTTGCGAATACCAAGATTGAACTGCTGCATCCACTGGGTACCGATAGCCCGATCGCCCGGTTTCTGGAGCGATCACCAGCTGGCGGCATCCATCACCTGTGCTATGAGGTCGCGGATATTTTCGCGGCCAGGGATCGCATGGTATCTAGTGGGCTGCGGGTGTTGGGAGACGGAGTCCCGAAACCGGGAGCTCACGGGAATCCGGTTCTATTCCTGCATCCAAAGGACATGTCGGGTACGCTCATTGAACTGGAGCAGTCGTAG
- a CDS encoding DUF1467 family protein has translation MHWVSGIVVFFIVWWTVLFAILPIGIRPTQYEETEEGHQVGAPANPMLVRKAVQTTVVTCVIWLVIYGLVAADVFSFQQWASEIELS, from the coding sequence ATGCACTGGGTTTCGGGAATCGTGGTCTTCTTTATCGTTTGGTGGACAGTGCTGTTCGCCATTCTGCCGATAGGTATTCGGCCGACCCAATATGAGGAGACCGAAGAAGGGCATCAGGTCGGCGCGCCGGCCAACCCGATGCTGGTCAGAAAGGCCGTGCAGACGACCGTTGTGACCTGTGTCATCTGGTTGGTGATTTATGGACTGGTCGCGGCTGACGTCTTCTCGTTTCAGCAATGGGCCAGCGAGATAGAATTGTCATGA
- a CDS encoding DNA-3-methyladenine glycosylase I encodes MKQLEALLPAETGYCRAAPGHPFHGPYHDDEYGFRVTGDAAIFERLTLEVFQAGLSWLLCLKKRAGFSHAFAEFDIDRVAQFGEEEIRNLLTRPAIIRHRGKIEATIHNARQLQELRGSHGSLVNWLDSNHPSSLASWQKLMRKRFKFAGPEVVREFVASLGYLPDAHGTICPAYHRAIDLGAPWAAIPALCLGDHLLGDTLQKPVDQ; translated from the coding sequence TTGAAGCAGTTGGAGGCACTTTTGCCGGCAGAGACCGGCTATTGCCGCGCTGCTCCCGGTCATCCCTTTCACGGTCCCTATCACGATGACGAATACGGTTTCAGGGTCACCGGCGACGCGGCCATATTTGAGCGCCTCACGCTGGAAGTATTTCAAGCCGGACTATCATGGCTGCTGTGCCTGAAGAAGCGCGCAGGTTTCAGCCACGCTTTCGCAGAATTCGATATCGACCGCGTGGCACAGTTCGGGGAAGAGGAAATTCGGAATCTGCTGACGAGACCGGCAATTATACGGCATCGAGGCAAAATCGAAGCGACAATACACAATGCTCGGCAACTGCAGGAATTGCGGGGGTCCCACGGGTCTCTCGTCAACTGGCTGGACAGCAATCACCCTTCGTCGCTGGCCAGTTGGCAGAAGCTTATGAGAAAGAGGTTCAAGTTCGCGGGCCCCGAAGTCGTCCGTGAATTCGTTGCGAGCCTGGGATATCTGCCGGATGCACATGGGACGATATGCCCCGCCTACCACCGGGCAATAGACCTGGGCGCCCCTTGGGCGGCGATTCCCGCCCTCTGCCTTGGCGACCATCTTTTAGGCGACACATTGCAGAAGCCGGTTGACCAATAG
- a CDS encoding NCS2 family permease translates to MLDNLFKLKENGTTVQTEIMAGLTTFLTMAYIIFVNPTILSETGMDFGAVFVATCLAAAIGTAIMGLYANYPIALAPGMGLNAYFTYGVVFGMGYDWQVALGAVFLSGVIFLILSILPIREQIINAIPRSLKMAISAGIGLFLGIIGLQNAGIVVGSEATLVTIGDLSQPGPIMAAIGFIAIAAMTALRVPGALIIAILGVTAISILFGFSEFGGIASMPPDPTPTFLQLDIIGAINIGLVAVVFAFLFVDLFDTAGTLVGVAHRGGFLDANGRLPRLKKALLADSTATVAGSLLGTSTTTSYIESASGINEGGRTGLTAVTVAALFLLALFFSPLAGSVPAFATAPALVFVAALMAKGLAEIPWDDVTEYAPALITAIAMPFTYSIADGIAFGFITYAAIKIFSGRIADASPTVIVLAALFIAKFAFLG, encoded by the coding sequence ATGCTCGATAACTTATTCAAACTAAAAGAAAACGGGACGACAGTCCAAACGGAAATCATGGCAGGTTTGACCACATTCCTGACCATGGCGTACATCATTTTTGTCAACCCGACCATCCTCTCCGAGACCGGGATGGATTTCGGTGCGGTGTTCGTAGCGACCTGCCTTGCTGCCGCGATCGGCACGGCAATCATGGGGCTCTATGCCAATTACCCAATCGCGCTGGCACCCGGCATGGGGTTGAATGCCTACTTCACCTATGGCGTCGTCTTCGGCATGGGATATGATTGGCAGGTAGCTTTGGGCGCGGTATTTCTCTCCGGCGTCATTTTCCTGATTCTCAGCATTCTTCCCATCCGCGAACAGATCATCAATGCCATTCCCCGTTCGTTGAAAATGGCAATTTCGGCCGGCATCGGTTTGTTTCTGGGCATTATCGGACTTCAGAATGCCGGAATCGTCGTCGGAAGCGAGGCAACGCTCGTAACAATCGGCGATCTTTCGCAACCGGGGCCGATCATGGCGGCCATCGGATTCATCGCGATAGCGGCAATGACGGCGCTAAGAGTTCCGGGGGCCCTGATCATTGCAATCCTCGGTGTAACCGCCATCAGCATCCTCTTCGGCTTCAGTGAGTTTGGCGGCATCGCCTCCATGCCGCCGGACCCGACACCGACTTTCTTGCAGCTCGACATCATAGGAGCGATTAATATCGGCTTGGTCGCCGTTGTTTTTGCGTTCCTTTTCGTCGATCTCTTCGACACGGCGGGAACGCTCGTCGGCGTCGCCCATCGTGGCGGGTTCCTGGACGCCAATGGCCGGCTTCCCCGATTGAAAAAGGCGCTACTGGCGGATTCCACAGCCACGGTTGCCGGTTCCCTCCTTGGTACGTCGACAACAACCAGCTACATCGAGAGTGCGTCGGGAATCAACGAAGGCGGCCGAACGGGACTGACTGCAGTGACCGTAGCAGCACTCTTCCTGTTGGCCCTGTTCTTCTCGCCGCTGGCGGGATCAGTGCCGGCGTTCGCCACGGCGCCCGCTCTGGTGTTCGTTGCCGCCTTGATGGCCAAGGGACTCGCAGAAATTCCCTGGGATGATGTCACCGAGTATGCCCCGGCGCTGATCACAGCGATCGCCATGCCCTTTACCTATTCGATTGCTGATGGCATTGCGTTCGGGTTCATCACCTATGCGGCGATCAAGATTTTCAGCGGACGAATTGCCGATGCAAGCCCGACAGTCATCGTTCTCGCCGCACTTTTCATCGCAAAATTCGCATTCCTCGGTTGA